The DNA segment CAGCATCTCGCGCGTGTCGCGCGTCTCGGTGTTGTCGATGTTCACGCCCAGCCCGTGCACCTTGGGGCCCGGCGACAGGCTGTGCCCCGTGCGATGGCGGATGCCCTCGCCGAACCCCGAGTCGCGCAGCACGCCCATCGCGGCCTCGTCGATCTCCCAGCCCTGCACCGCCCGCTTCGCGCGCCAGCGATCCTGCGCGAGCGCGACCGCCGCGTCGCGCGCGCCCCGCACGGCCTCGAACACCTTCACCTGGCGCTCGCTGGGCGTGCCGCAGCACCCCACCCACGTGATGTCGCTGTGGATGTTCTCGTCGCCCGGCACGCGCCCCCACAGGTCGATCAGCACCCAGTCGCCCGCGCGGATCGGCGACGGCGAGGTCTCCGAGGGCTCGAAGTGCGGGTCGCCCGCGTGCCCATTCACCGCGACGATCGGCCCGTCGGGATACTCCAGCCCCTCGCGCCCGAAGTGCTCGCGGATGCGCTGTACCACGCGGAACTCATCCGTCGGCGTGCCCGCCGCGAGCGCCGCGCGGATGAACGCGAAGGCGTCGGCCATGATCCGGGTTGTTGCGGCGCAGGCCCGCTCGTGGTTGGCCGTCGCCTCGGCCGACCATCGCGCCACCGTCGCCTGGATGAGATCCGCCGACGA comes from the Planctomycetota bacterium genome and includes:
- a CDS encoding Xaa-Pro peptidase family protein, with the protein product MHHTHAQEFMRERGIDAWLVHDFRGSNSVLSQLLPGKRFLTRRVGLVIPARGEPTLIVSHIDASSFKGVDVARRLYLTWKEYHAAVREVLGGARRVAMEYSAGCDLPVVGIVDAGTVELVRAMGPEVVSSADLIQATVARWSAEATANHERACAATTRIMADAFAFIRAALAAGTPTDEFRVVQRIREHFGREGLEYPDGPIVAVNGHAGDPHFEPSETSPSPIRAGDWVLIDLWGRVPGDENIHSDITWVGCCGTPSERQVKVFEAVRGARDAAVALAQDRWRAKRAVQGWEIDEAAMGVLRDSGFGEGIRHRTGHSLSPGPKVHGLGVNIDNTETRDTREMLAGVGFTVEPGLYFSDFGVRLEVDVFNDPASGPRITSCVQREIERLG